The Agromyces hippuratus genome has a window encoding:
- a CDS encoding CehA/McbA family metallohydrolase: MTTTRRTIPITVDTQNEHRFLDVPFEVPPGTDSLEVVIRFDGSNAGIDLGCEGASGWRGWSGGARTEFLIHPADATPGYLPGAPEAGEWKVVLGLHRVPSEGVQVEVEISIPASRAVPPIPDAAPATRAMRGSDRGLPAEPGLTWFAGDFHGHTIHSDGRLPIGGLAALGVASGLDFMAVTDHNTVSHHTHLPAEGAKHGITLLPGQEVTTHRGHANAFGDIGWIDFREPAQRWVDEVDRRGGILSINHPISGDCSWLHRLERRPAAVELWHSTWYLELISTAPFAWFRTWPEGATLLGGSDTHMLEEPQRPGTPTTWVAATDASAEAILEGVRAGRTAITGSGSFDGTVLMPELMRAPALVRLGGEVVAVDAEGLVLVDGFGRRRSVRSAREAFAADPADGPFHLVLADRRIMALCA; this comes from the coding sequence ATGACGACGACCCGCCGCACCATTCCCATCACCGTCGACACGCAGAACGAGCACCGCTTCCTCGACGTGCCGTTCGAGGTGCCACCCGGCACCGATTCGCTCGAGGTCGTCATCCGCTTCGACGGTTCGAACGCGGGCATCGACCTCGGCTGCGAGGGGGCGAGCGGATGGCGCGGCTGGTCGGGCGGCGCCCGCACCGAGTTCCTCATCCACCCGGCCGACGCGACGCCCGGGTACCTGCCGGGCGCGCCCGAGGCGGGGGAGTGGAAGGTCGTGCTCGGCCTGCACCGCGTCCCCTCCGAGGGGGTGCAGGTCGAGGTCGAGATCAGCATCCCGGCATCGCGTGCGGTGCCGCCGATTCCGGATGCCGCGCCTGCGACGCGCGCCATGCGCGGCAGCGATCGCGGACTCCCGGCGGAACCCGGCCTCACCTGGTTCGCCGGCGACTTCCACGGCCACACGATCCACTCCGACGGGCGCCTGCCGATCGGCGGACTCGCCGCGCTGGGCGTGGCGAGCGGCCTCGACTTCATGGCGGTCACCGACCACAACACGGTGAGCCACCACACGCACCTGCCCGCCGAGGGCGCGAAGCACGGCATCACCCTGTTGCCCGGCCAGGAGGTGACGACTCACCGCGGCCACGCGAACGCGTTCGGCGACATCGGCTGGATCGACTTCCGCGAGCCCGCGCAGCGATGGGTCGACGAGGTCGACCGGCGCGGCGGCATCCTGAGTATCAACCATCCGATCTCGGGCGACTGCTCGTGGCTGCACCGACTCGAGCGGCGGCCCGCCGCCGTCGAGCTCTGGCATTCGACCTGGTACCTCGAGCTCATCTCGACCGCGCCCTTCGCGTGGTTCCGCACCTGGCCCGAGGGTGCGACCCTGCTCGGCGGCAGCGACACCCACATGCTCGAGGAACCGCAGCGCCCGGGCACGCCGACCACCTGGGTCGCGGCGACGGATGCCTCTGCCGAGGCGATCCTCGAGGGCGTCCGCGCCGGGCGCACGGCGATCACGGGCAGCGGCAGCTTCGACGGCACGGTGCTCATGCCCGAGCTCATGCGGGCGCCGGCGCTCGTGCGACTCGGCGGCGAGGTCGTGGCGGTCGACGCCGAGGGCCTCGTGCTCGTCGACGGCTTCGGGCGGCGCCGCTCGGTGCGTTCGGCCCGCGAGGCGTTCGCGGCCGACCCCGCCGACGGGCCCTTCCACCTCGTGCTCGCCGACCGCCGCATCATGGCGCTCTGCGCGTAG
- a CDS encoding glycoside hydrolase family 38 N-terminal domain-containing protein codes for MDAPDELVIVPHTHWDREWYEPHDVFRLRLVHMVDRLLGTLEQNPGYRFTLDGQAAAIDDYLEIRPEQRERVVAAIERGQLAIGPFLILLDEFLCDGETIVRNLELGLRSSRRLGPEMRVGYLPDMFGHAAQMPQLLRGFGLRDAALWRGVPGRIDRHAFAWTAPDGSTVRTEYLLDGYGNALDLFALPGQLGPLVDDYARSVASWYGSDPILGMLGTDHSAPPADLMPLVEAANAGGGIGLTVDTIEGYVRTAAPEWAAGDDEALADLPVVAGELRSHTRGNLLPGVFSIRTNLKQAMTDAERRLSTAERLDAAFGVDDHRAFFDTAWYRLVESTAHDSVTGCGVDATAIEVEGRLATAGHVARGVILRTMERLAASVAPDRHVVANPTGFARRAHVEIRLHDPERLELGDGVQLLEALPEVLGDEQLATAELPKLLNRIHGRELFGQLINAWRFTDDGLRFEVAEAPVGDFDLAAFTEELEQRIASDASGERLWRVEIIADPRRTAVVGIDVGGIGIASLDPATARATDDPVTVSGRSLSNRALTATVDERGAVRIEAADGTVLADALRLVDEGDRGDSYNYGPVDPSSAVTDPTSVEVTVLESGPIRGRILVRRRYAVPAALDPVDRDRRAAASVDLTVDTVLELREGEPMLRVRMDFVNPAADHRLRVLVPTGVSELPGSSAAGQYAVTERGRIGEGGPVGEFPLPTYPVARFVHAGRASLIVTKHSEYEIVDDPRSGVDAIALTLVRAVGMMSVNVHPLRDEPAGAEFAVPGAQYLGTAVTTEFAVLPSASGWAVSGAARWAELVRVEPEVARGTRGGPTVVGGVAGAGGAAEAAELPTAPVVEVAGDVVLESLRTTTDAAGRAVVEARFVNYRADAQVLGAAASGRWDRTDLAGDVVERDVDLATTVIGASRIETFRQRVADTPPDHG; via the coding sequence ATGGACGCCCCCGACGAACTCGTGATCGTGCCGCACACGCACTGGGATCGCGAATGGTACGAGCCGCACGACGTGTTCCGGCTGCGCCTCGTGCACATGGTCGACCGGCTGCTCGGCACCCTCGAGCAGAACCCCGGCTACCGGTTCACCCTCGACGGGCAGGCCGCGGCGATCGACGACTACCTCGAGATCCGGCCCGAGCAGCGCGAGCGGGTGGTCGCGGCGATCGAGCGCGGGCAGCTCGCGATCGGGCCGTTCCTCATCCTGCTCGACGAGTTCCTCTGCGACGGTGAGACGATCGTGCGCAACCTCGAGCTCGGCCTGCGGTCGAGTCGGCGGCTCGGACCCGAGATGCGCGTCGGCTACCTGCCCGACATGTTCGGCCACGCCGCGCAGATGCCGCAGCTGCTGCGCGGGTTCGGCCTGCGCGACGCCGCGCTCTGGCGCGGTGTTCCCGGGCGCATCGACCGCCATGCCTTCGCATGGACCGCGCCCGACGGGTCGACGGTGCGCACCGAGTACCTGCTCGACGGGTACGGCAACGCCCTCGACCTCTTCGCCCTCCCCGGCCAGCTGGGTCCGCTCGTCGACGACTACGCACGTTCGGTCGCGAGTTGGTACGGATCCGACCCGATCCTCGGCATGCTCGGCACCGACCACAGTGCGCCGCCCGCCGATCTCATGCCGCTCGTGGAGGCGGCGAACGCCGGCGGCGGCATCGGGCTGACCGTCGACACCATCGAGGGGTACGTGCGAACGGCCGCGCCCGAGTGGGCGGCGGGCGACGACGAGGCACTCGCCGACCTGCCCGTCGTCGCCGGGGAGCTCCGGTCGCACACGCGCGGCAACCTCCTGCCGGGCGTCTTCTCGATCCGCACGAACCTCAAGCAGGCGATGACCGACGCCGAGCGCCGGCTCTCCACCGCCGAGCGGCTCGACGCCGCGTTCGGCGTCGACGACCACCGGGCGTTCTTCGACACCGCCTGGTACCGCCTCGTCGAGAGCACCGCCCACGACTCGGTCACCGGGTGCGGCGTCGACGCGACCGCCATCGAGGTCGAGGGGCGTCTGGCGACGGCCGGCCACGTCGCGCGCGGCGTGATCCTGCGCACGATGGAGCGGCTCGCGGCATCCGTCGCCCCAGACCGTCACGTCGTCGCCAACCCGACGGGCTTCGCGCGGCGGGCGCACGTCGAGATCCGCCTGCACGACCCCGAGCGGCTCGAGCTCGGCGACGGGGTGCAGCTGCTGGAGGCGCTGCCCGAAGTGCTCGGCGACGAGCAGCTCGCCACGGCCGAACTGCCCAAGCTGCTGAACCGCATCCACGGACGCGAGCTCTTCGGCCAGCTCATCAACGCGTGGCGCTTCACCGATGACGGACTGCGGTTCGAGGTCGCCGAGGCGCCGGTCGGCGACTTCGACCTGGCCGCGTTCACCGAGGAGCTCGAGCAGCGCATCGCCTCGGATGCCTCGGGCGAGCGCCTCTGGCGCGTCGAGATCATCGCCGACCCGCGTCGCACGGCCGTGGTCGGCATCGACGTCGGCGGCATCGGCATCGCGAGCCTCGACCCAGCGACGGCACGGGCGACGGACGACCCGGTGACGGTGTCGGGCCGCTCGCTCTCGAACCGAGCGCTGACGGCGACGGTCGACGAGCGCGGCGCCGTGCGCATCGAGGCCGCCGACGGCACGGTGCTCGCCGATGCGCTGCGGCTCGTCGACGAGGGCGACCGGGGCGACTCCTACAACTACGGGCCGGTCGACCCGTCGTCGGCGGTGACCGACCCGACCTCGGTCGAGGTGACCGTGCTCGAGTCCGGCCCGATCCGCGGCCGCATCCTCGTGCGCCGCCGCTATGCGGTGCCGGCCGCACTCGACCCGGTCGATCGCGACCGGCGCGCCGCGGCATCCGTCGACCTGACCGTCGACACCGTGCTGGAGCTCCGCGAGGGCGAACCGATGCTGCGGGTGCGCATGGACTTCGTGAACCCTGCCGCCGATCACCGGCTGCGGGTGCTCGTGCCCACGGGCGTCTCCGAGCTGCCGGGCTCGTCGGCCGCCGGCCAGTACGCCGTCACCGAGCGCGGTCGCATCGGCGAGGGCGGCCCGGTCGGCGAGTTCCCGCTGCCCACCTACCCCGTCGCGCGGTTCGTGCACGCGGGGCGGGCGAGCCTCATCGTCACGAAGCACTCCGAGTACGAGATCGTCGACGACCCGCGGTCGGGCGTCGATGCGATCGCGCTCACGCTCGTGCGCGCCGTCGGCATGATGAGCGTCAACGTGCACCCGCTGCGCGACGAACCGGCCGGCGCCGAGTTCGCCGTGCCGGGCGCGCAGTACCTCGGCACCGCGGTCACGACCGAGTTCGCGGTCCTGCCGTCGGCGTCGGGATGGGCCGTGTCGGGCGCGGCCCGCTGGGCCGAACTCGTGCGGGTCGAGCCCGAGGTGGCCCGCGGAACGCGCGGCGGCCCGACCGTCGTCGGCGGCGTCGCCGGAGCCGGCGGGGCCGCCGAGGCGGCCGAGCTGCCCACGGCGCCGGTCGTCGAGGTCGCGGGCGATGTCGTGCTCGAGTCGCTGCGCACGACGACGGATGCCGCAGGGCGGGCAGTCGTCGAAGCCCGGTTCGTGAACTACCGGGCCGATGCGCAGGTGCTCGGCGCCGCGGCATCCGGTCGCTGGGATCGCACCGACCTGGCCGGCGACGTCGTCGAGCGCGACGTCGATCTCGCCACGACCGTCATCGGAGCGAGCCGCATCGAGACCTTCCGGCAGCGCGTCGCCGACACGCCCCCCGATCACGGGTGA
- a CDS encoding GntR family transcriptional regulator, translated as MAQSEHRLPVELFLDLDRSGPVPLYYQIASRLEQAILDQTLPAGARLENEVALAARLGLSRPTIRRAIQDLVDKGLLVRRRGIGTQVVHGKVTRNVELTSLYEDLERSGQKPETQVLSVEVVPADEAAVEALGVDPGSRVLHVQRLRSADGVPLAILDNVLPEQFTDLDREALEKHGLYQLLRARGVTMRVAKQRIGARAASAREADLLDLSRGAPVLTMVRTAFDNSGVAVEFGQHCYRPDRYSFEVTLVDR; from the coding sequence ATGGCGCAGTCGGAGCATCGCCTCCCCGTCGAGCTGTTCCTCGACCTCGACCGCTCGGGCCCCGTGCCCCTGTACTACCAGATCGCGAGTCGACTCGAGCAGGCGATCCTCGATCAGACGCTGCCCGCCGGCGCGCGCCTCGAGAACGAGGTCGCCCTCGCGGCCAGGCTCGGGCTCTCGCGGCCCACGATCCGGCGCGCCATCCAGGACCTCGTCGACAAGGGGCTGCTCGTGCGGCGCCGCGGCATCGGTACGCAGGTCGTGCACGGCAAGGTGACGCGCAACGTCGAGCTCACGAGCCTCTACGAAGACCTCGAGCGCTCGGGTCAGAAGCCTGAGACGCAGGTGCTCTCGGTCGAGGTCGTGCCCGCCGACGAGGCGGCGGTCGAGGCGCTCGGGGTCGACCCCGGCAGCCGGGTGCTGCATGTGCAGCGCCTGCGCAGCGCCGACGGCGTGCCGCTCGCCATCCTCGACAACGTGCTGCCCGAGCAGTTCACCGATCTCGACCGCGAGGCGCTCGAGAAGCATGGGCTCTACCAACTGCTCCGGGCGCGGGGCGTGACCATGCGGGTCGCGAAGCAGCGCATCGGGGCGCGGGCGGCATCGGCTCGCGAGGCGGATCTGCTCGACCTGTCGCGCGGGGCCCCCGTGCTCACGATGGTGCGCACCGCGTTCGACAACTCGGGGGTCGCCGTCGAGTTCGGGCAGCACTGCTACCGGCCCGACCGCTACTCGTTCGAGGTCACGCTCGTCGATCGCTGA